A region from the Drosophila takahashii strain IR98-3 E-12201 chromosome 2L, DtakHiC1v2, whole genome shotgun sequence genome encodes:
- the salm gene encoding homeotic protein spalt-major isoform X1: MKNHLSNVLCAMRSDFKDNHQETINKMIQFGTVKYGIVKQLKDRARSADKDTGSDQEENGGCSPLTTATTTASPSRSPEPEEEHPSTPESQQNDKKFEVKSEIEPVEDNNNRVAMTKPRSSEEREPNASGSMPSSPVAEASAEEAATERPSASEKEKDIEVDVEMGDENEAPISALPSTEVSLPGAAGAPVTLEAIQNMQMAIAQFAAKTIANGSSGADNEAAMKQLAFLQQTLFNLQQQQLFQIQLIQQLQSQLALNQASKQEEELEEDQDQQDQDQDQEHETDTYEEEERIADMELRQKAEARMAEAKARQHLINAGVPLRETSSSASPGGESLKRRREQGADQESQPNRRTSLDHKKREAEDALAKLKEMENTPLPFGSDLASSIITHHDDLNPEPNSLDLLQKRAQEVLDSASQGILANSMADDFAFGEKTGEGKGRNEPFFKHRCRYCGKVFGSDSALQIHIRSHTGERPFKCNVCGSRFTTKGNLKVHFQRHAQKFPHVPMNATPIPEHMDKFHPPLLDQMSPTDSSPTHSPAPPTASGPASFGPAFPGLQNLYRPPMEILKSLGGAPHQFFPQDLPTDLRKPSPQLAEEEEGEEEQPRQVKNEPLEEKDQREEEQENAECSEPEPEPLPLEVRIKEERVEEEQEQEQLKEQDHRTEPRRTPSPEHRSPQHHHPQHHHHRHSHLGYPPVVQPIQPAALMHPQPSPGSQSHLDHLPTPGQLPPREDFFADRFPLNFTTAKTLSPEHHSPVRSPAGGALPPGVPQPPPHHHPHHMARSPFFNPIKHEMAALLPRPHSNDNSWENFIEVSNTCETMKLKELMKNKKISDPNQCVVCDRVLSCKSALQMHYRTHTGERPFKCRICGRAFTTKGNLKTHMAVHKIRPPMRNFHQCPVCHKKYSNALVLQQHIRLHTGEPTDLTPEQIQAAEIRDPPPSMMPGHFMNPFAAAAFHFGAMPGAPPGNPGSHGGHNGALGSESSQGDLDDNMDCGEDYDDDVSSEHLSNSHLEQEGDRPRSGDDFKSLLFEQKLRIDATGVVNTNPVRPRSSASSHGHGSVGSHSAPTSPSAQKPSSSPARSEASQGALDLTPRAAPTSGSSSRSPLPKEKPPVSPTVSLPRSPSGPSHASLLTSPLPPTVGIDCLPPGLQHHLQQQHQHLMQQQAAVAAAAAAQHHHHQQMAALHQHQEQLRREAAEAQQKAAAAAAAAAAAAAAQRQTPPQPNQRTEGAGPPGPPPNPLMGARPPFGMFPNLPLFPPATTQNMCNAMNQIAQSVMPAAPFNPLALSGVRGSTTCGICYKTFPCHSALEIHYRSHTKERPFKCNICDRGFTTKGNLKQHMLTHKIRDMEQETFRNRAVKYMSEWNDDRE; the protein is encoded by the exons ATGAAAAATCACCTGTCCAACGTTCTGTGTGCGATGCGTAGTGACTTCAAGGATAATCACCAGGAGACCATCAATAAAATGATACAATTTGGTACAGTGAAATATGGCATTGTCAAACAGCTGAAGGATCGCGCTCGCAGCGCCGACAAAG ACACCGGTAGCGATCAGGAGGAGAATGGTGGCTGCTCGCCACTGACCACGGCCACCACAACGGCCAGTCCCAGCCGGAGTCCCGAGCCGGAGGAGGAGCATCCCAGCACTCCAGAGAGCCAACAGAACGACAAGAAATTCGAGGTGAAATCAGAGATTGAACCCGTGGAGGATAACAACAACCGGGTGGCGATGACCAAGCCACGCAGCTCCGAGGAGCGGGAGCCGAACGCCAGTGGCTCCATGCCCAGTTCCCCGGTGGCGGAGGCCAGTGCCGAGGAGGCGGCCACCGAGCGTCCGTCCGCCTCCGAGAAGGAGAAGGACATCGAGGTGGATGTGGAGATGGGCGACGAGAACGAGGCGCCCATCAGTGCGCTGCCCTCCACAGAGGTTTCTCTGCCCGGAGCAGCCGGTGCTCCGGTCACCCTGGAGGCCATCCAGAACATGCAGATGGCCATTGCCCAGTTTGCGGCCAAGACCATTGCAAATGGCTCCAGCGGAGCCGACAACGAGGCGGCCATGAAGCAGCTGGCCTTCCTCCAGCAGACCCTCTTcaatctgcagcagcagcagctcttcCAGATCCAACTCATCCAGCAGCTGCAGTCCCAGCTGGCCCTCAACCAGGCCAgcaagcaggaggaggagctggaggaggatcaggatcagcaggatcaggatcaggacCAAGAGCACGAGACCGACACgtacgaggaggaggagcgcaTTGCCGACATGGAGCTGCGCCAGAAGGCGGAGGCCCGCATGGCGGAGGCCAAGGCGCGTCAGCATCTGATAAATGCGGGAGTTCCTCTGAGAGagacctcctcctccgcctcgccAGGCGGGGAATCCCTGAAGAGGCGAAGGGAGCAGGGAGCTGACCAGGAGTCCCAGCCAAATCGCCGGACGAGTTTGGATCACAAGAAACGCGAGGCGGAGGATGCGCTGGCCAAGCTGAAGGAAATGGAGAACACACCGCTGCCCTTTGGCTCCGATCTGGCCTCCAGCATCATCACCCACCACGACGATCTGAATCCGGAGCCCAATTCCCTGGATCTGCTGCAGAAGCGCGCCCAGGAGGTGTTGGATTCCGCCTCTCAGGGCATCCTGGCCAACAGCATGGCCGATGACTTTGCTTTTGGTGAGAAAACGGGCGAGGGAAAGGGTCGCAATGAGCCGTTCTTCAAGCACCGCTGCCGGTATTGCGGCAAGGTTTTTGGCTCCGATTCCGCCCTCCAGATCCACATTAGATCGCACACCGGGGAAAGACCCTTCAAGTGCAACGTCTGCGGCAGCCGGTTCACCACTAAGGGCAATTTGAAGGTCCACTTCCAGCGGCACGCGCAGAAGTTCCCCCACGTGCCCATGAATGCCACGCCCATTCCCGAGCACATGGACAAGTTCCATCCGCCGCTGCTCGACCAAATGTCGCCCACGGACAGCTCGCCCACCCACTCGCCGGCCCCGCCCACCGCCTCCGGCCCCGCCTCCTTTGGGCCCGCCTTTCCTGGCCTGCAGAATCTCTACCGCCCGCCCATGGAGATCCTCAAGAGTCTGGGTGGTGCTCCGCATCAGTTTTTCCCGCAGGACTTGCCCACCGATCTGAGGAAGCCCTCGCCGCAACTggcagaggaggaggagggggaggaggagcagccgcGGCAGGTCAAGAATGAGCCTTTAGAGGAGAAGGATCAgcgggaggaggagcaggagaatGCCGAGTGCTCGGAGCCCGAACCGGAGCCTCTTCCCCTGGAGGTGCGCATCAAGGAGGAGCGcgtggaggaggagcaggagcaggagcagctgaaGGAGCAGGATCACCGAACGGAGCCACGCAGGACACCCTCACCGGAGCACCGCTCACCGCAGCACCACCATCCGCAGCATCACCACCACCGTCACAGTCACCTGGGCTACCCACCAGTGGTTCAGCCCATCCAACCGGCTGCCCTGATGCATCCGCAGCCCTCGCCGGGCTCCCAGTCGCACCTGGATCACCTGCCCACGCCGGGACAACTGCCGCCGCGAGAGGATTTCTTCGCCGACCGCTTTCCCCTCAATTTTACCACCGCCAAGACCTTGTCCCCCGAACACCACTCGCCCGTGAGATCGCCGGCGGGAGGGGCTCTCCCCCCAGGAGTGCCGCAACCACCACCGCACCACCACCCGCACCACATGGCCCGGTCACCGTTCTTCAATCCCATCAAGCACGAGATGGCCGCCCTGCTGCCGCGACCGCACAGCAACGACAACTCGTGGGAGAACTTCATCGAGGTCTCCAATACCTGCGAGACCATGAAGCTCAAGGAGCTGATGAAGAACAAGAAGATCAGCGATCCCAACCAGTGCGTCGTCTGCGATCGAGTGTTGTCCTGCAAGAGTGCCCTCCAGATGCACTATCGCACTCATACGGGAGAGAGACCCTTTAAGTGCCGGATTTGCGGCAGGGCCTTCACCACCAAGGGCAACCTAAAGACCCACATGGCGGTGCACAAGATTCGGCCGCCGATGAGGAACTTCCACCAGTGTCCCGTCTGCCACAAGAAGTACTCGAATGCCTTGGTGCTGCAGCAGCACATTCGCCTGCACACGGGTGAGCCCACGGATCTGACGCCGGAGCAGATTCAGGCGGCCGAGATCAGGGATCCGCCGCCCTCGATGATGCCGGGCCACTTTATGAATCCCTTCGCAGCGGCCGCTTTTCATTTTGGAGCGATGCCGGGAGCTCCTCCTGGTAATCCAGGTAGTCATGGCGGCCACAATGGAGCATTGGGTTCGGAGTCATCGCAGGGCGATCTGGATGACAACATGGATTGTGGCGAGGACTACGACGATGATGTTTCCTCAGAGCATCTCTCGAATAGCCATCTGGAGCAGGAGGGCGACAGACCGCGTTCAGGTGATGACTTCAAGTCCCTGCTTTTCGAGCAAAAGCTGAGGATCGATGCCACTGGTGTGGTGAACACGAATCCGGTGAGACCTCGCTCCTCCGCCTCGAGTCATGGTCATGGGTCGGTGGGTTCCCATTCGGCACCCACCTCGCCCTCAGCCCAAAAGCCCAGCTCATCGCCCGCTCGATCAGAGGCTTCCCAAGGAGCTTTGGATCTAACCCCACGAGCTGCTCCCACCTCGGGATCGAGTTCTAGATCGCCGCTGCCCAAGGAGAAGCCGCCAGTGAGTCCTACTGTCAGTTTGCCGAGAAGTCCTAGTGGTCCTAGCCACGCCTCCCTGCTCACCTCGCCCCTGCCGCCCACGGTGGGCATTGATTGCCTGCCGCCCGGATTGCAGCATcacctgcagcagcagcaccagcatcTGATGCAACAGCAGGCGGCagtggcggcggcagcggctgcCCAGCATCATCACCACCAGCAGATGGCCGCCCTGCATCAGCACCAGGAGCAACTGCGTCGCGAGGCAGCCGAGGCGCAGCAGAAGGCCGCCgcagcagccgccgcagcagcagcagcggcagcagcccAGCGTCAAACGCCGCCGCAGCCAAATCAGCGAACGGAGGGAGCTGGTCCCCCAGGACCTCCGCCAAATCCGCTGATGGGCGCCCGCCCGCCCTTCGGCATGTTCCCCAACCTGCCGCTCTTCCCGCCCGCCACCACCCAGAACATGTGCAATGCCATGAACCAGATCGCCCAGTCCGTGATGCCAGCGGCACCGTTTAACCCACTCGCGCTGAGCGGAGTGCGCGGCAGCACCACCTGCGGCATCTGCTACAAGACATTCCCCTGCCACTCGGCGCTGGAGATCCACTACAGGAGCCACACCAAGGAGCGGCCCTTCAAGTGCAACATCTGCGATCGCGGCTTCACAACCAAG GGCAACCTGAAGCAACACATGCTAACTCATAAAATCCGCGACATGGAGCAAGAAACCTTCAGAAATCGTGCCGTAAAGTAT ATGAGTGAGTGGAACGATGATCGCGAATAA
- the salm gene encoding homeotic protein spalt-major isoform X2: MKNHLSNVLCAMRSDFKDNHQETINKMIQFGTVKYGIVKQLKDRARSADKDTGSDQEENGGCSPLTTATTTASPSRSPEPEEEHPSTPESQQNDKKFEVKSEIEPVEDNNNRVAMTKPRSSEEREPNASGSMPSSPVAEASAEEAATERPSASEKEKDIEVDVEMGDENEAPISALPSTEVSLPGAAGAPVTLEAIQNMQMAIAQFAAKTIANGSSGADNEAAMKQLAFLQQTLFNLQQQQLFQIQLIQQLQSQLALNQASKQEEELEEDQDQQDQDQDQEHETDTYEEEERIADMELRQKAEARMAEAKARQHLINAGVPLRETSSSASPGGESLKRRREQGADQESQPNRRTSLDHKKREAEDALAKLKEMENTPLPFGSDLASSIITHHDDLNPEPNSLDLLQKRAQEVLDSASQGILANSMADDFAFGEKTGEGKGRNEPFFKHRCRYCGKVFGSDSALQIHIRSHTGERPFKCNVCGSRFTTKGNLKVHFQRHAQKFPHVPMNATPIPEHMDKFHPPLLDQMSPTDSSPTHSPAPPTASGPASFGPAFPGLQNLYRPPMEILKSLGGAPHQFFPQDLPTDLRKPSPQLAEEEEGEEEQPRQVKNEPLEEKDQREEEQENAECSEPEPEPLPLEVRIKEERVEEEQEQEQLKEQDHRTEPRRTPSPEHRSPQHHHPQHHHHRHSHLGYPPVVQPIQPAALMHPQPSPGSQSHLDHLPTPGQLPPREDFFADRFPLNFTTAKTLSPEHHSPVRSPAGGALPPGVPQPPPHHHPHHMARSPFFNPIKHEMAALLPRPHSNDNSWENFIEVSNTCETMKLKELMKNKKISDPNQCVVCDRVLSCKSALQMHYRTHTGERPFKCRICGRAFTTKGNLKTHMAVHKIRPPMRNFHQCPVCHKKYSNALVLQQHIRLHTGEPTDLTPEQIQAAEIRDPPPSMMPGHFMNPFAAAAFHFGAMPGAPPGNPGSHGGHNGALGSESSQGDLDDNMDCGEDYDDDVSSEHLSNSHLEQEGDRPRSGDDFKSLLFEQKLRIDATGVVNTNPVRPRSSASSHGHGSVGSHSAPTSPSAQKPSSSPARSEASQGALDLTPRAAPTSGSSSRSPLPKEKPPVSPTVSLPRSPSGPSHASLLTSPLPPTVGIDCLPPGLQHHLQQQHQHLMQQQAAVAAAAAAQHHHHQQMAALHQHQEQLRREAAEAQQKAAAAAAAAAAAAAAQRQTPPQPNQRTEGAGPPGPPPNPLMGARPPFGMFPNLPLFPPATTQNMCNAMNQIAQSVMPAAPFNPLALSGVRGSTTCGICYKTFPCHSALEIHYRSHTKERPFKCNICDRGFTTKGNLKQHMLTHKIRDMEQETFRNRAVK; encoded by the exons ATGAAAAATCACCTGTCCAACGTTCTGTGTGCGATGCGTAGTGACTTCAAGGATAATCACCAGGAGACCATCAATAAAATGATACAATTTGGTACAGTGAAATATGGCATTGTCAAACAGCTGAAGGATCGCGCTCGCAGCGCCGACAAAG ACACCGGTAGCGATCAGGAGGAGAATGGTGGCTGCTCGCCACTGACCACGGCCACCACAACGGCCAGTCCCAGCCGGAGTCCCGAGCCGGAGGAGGAGCATCCCAGCACTCCAGAGAGCCAACAGAACGACAAGAAATTCGAGGTGAAATCAGAGATTGAACCCGTGGAGGATAACAACAACCGGGTGGCGATGACCAAGCCACGCAGCTCCGAGGAGCGGGAGCCGAACGCCAGTGGCTCCATGCCCAGTTCCCCGGTGGCGGAGGCCAGTGCCGAGGAGGCGGCCACCGAGCGTCCGTCCGCCTCCGAGAAGGAGAAGGACATCGAGGTGGATGTGGAGATGGGCGACGAGAACGAGGCGCCCATCAGTGCGCTGCCCTCCACAGAGGTTTCTCTGCCCGGAGCAGCCGGTGCTCCGGTCACCCTGGAGGCCATCCAGAACATGCAGATGGCCATTGCCCAGTTTGCGGCCAAGACCATTGCAAATGGCTCCAGCGGAGCCGACAACGAGGCGGCCATGAAGCAGCTGGCCTTCCTCCAGCAGACCCTCTTcaatctgcagcagcagcagctcttcCAGATCCAACTCATCCAGCAGCTGCAGTCCCAGCTGGCCCTCAACCAGGCCAgcaagcaggaggaggagctggaggaggatcaggatcagcaggatcaggatcaggacCAAGAGCACGAGACCGACACgtacgaggaggaggagcgcaTTGCCGACATGGAGCTGCGCCAGAAGGCGGAGGCCCGCATGGCGGAGGCCAAGGCGCGTCAGCATCTGATAAATGCGGGAGTTCCTCTGAGAGagacctcctcctccgcctcgccAGGCGGGGAATCCCTGAAGAGGCGAAGGGAGCAGGGAGCTGACCAGGAGTCCCAGCCAAATCGCCGGACGAGTTTGGATCACAAGAAACGCGAGGCGGAGGATGCGCTGGCCAAGCTGAAGGAAATGGAGAACACACCGCTGCCCTTTGGCTCCGATCTGGCCTCCAGCATCATCACCCACCACGACGATCTGAATCCGGAGCCCAATTCCCTGGATCTGCTGCAGAAGCGCGCCCAGGAGGTGTTGGATTCCGCCTCTCAGGGCATCCTGGCCAACAGCATGGCCGATGACTTTGCTTTTGGTGAGAAAACGGGCGAGGGAAAGGGTCGCAATGAGCCGTTCTTCAAGCACCGCTGCCGGTATTGCGGCAAGGTTTTTGGCTCCGATTCCGCCCTCCAGATCCACATTAGATCGCACACCGGGGAAAGACCCTTCAAGTGCAACGTCTGCGGCAGCCGGTTCACCACTAAGGGCAATTTGAAGGTCCACTTCCAGCGGCACGCGCAGAAGTTCCCCCACGTGCCCATGAATGCCACGCCCATTCCCGAGCACATGGACAAGTTCCATCCGCCGCTGCTCGACCAAATGTCGCCCACGGACAGCTCGCCCACCCACTCGCCGGCCCCGCCCACCGCCTCCGGCCCCGCCTCCTTTGGGCCCGCCTTTCCTGGCCTGCAGAATCTCTACCGCCCGCCCATGGAGATCCTCAAGAGTCTGGGTGGTGCTCCGCATCAGTTTTTCCCGCAGGACTTGCCCACCGATCTGAGGAAGCCCTCGCCGCAACTggcagaggaggaggagggggaggaggagcagccgcGGCAGGTCAAGAATGAGCCTTTAGAGGAGAAGGATCAgcgggaggaggagcaggagaatGCCGAGTGCTCGGAGCCCGAACCGGAGCCTCTTCCCCTGGAGGTGCGCATCAAGGAGGAGCGcgtggaggaggagcaggagcaggagcagctgaaGGAGCAGGATCACCGAACGGAGCCACGCAGGACACCCTCACCGGAGCACCGCTCACCGCAGCACCACCATCCGCAGCATCACCACCACCGTCACAGTCACCTGGGCTACCCACCAGTGGTTCAGCCCATCCAACCGGCTGCCCTGATGCATCCGCAGCCCTCGCCGGGCTCCCAGTCGCACCTGGATCACCTGCCCACGCCGGGACAACTGCCGCCGCGAGAGGATTTCTTCGCCGACCGCTTTCCCCTCAATTTTACCACCGCCAAGACCTTGTCCCCCGAACACCACTCGCCCGTGAGATCGCCGGCGGGAGGGGCTCTCCCCCCAGGAGTGCCGCAACCACCACCGCACCACCACCCGCACCACATGGCCCGGTCACCGTTCTTCAATCCCATCAAGCACGAGATGGCCGCCCTGCTGCCGCGACCGCACAGCAACGACAACTCGTGGGAGAACTTCATCGAGGTCTCCAATACCTGCGAGACCATGAAGCTCAAGGAGCTGATGAAGAACAAGAAGATCAGCGATCCCAACCAGTGCGTCGTCTGCGATCGAGTGTTGTCCTGCAAGAGTGCCCTCCAGATGCACTATCGCACTCATACGGGAGAGAGACCCTTTAAGTGCCGGATTTGCGGCAGGGCCTTCACCACCAAGGGCAACCTAAAGACCCACATGGCGGTGCACAAGATTCGGCCGCCGATGAGGAACTTCCACCAGTGTCCCGTCTGCCACAAGAAGTACTCGAATGCCTTGGTGCTGCAGCAGCACATTCGCCTGCACACGGGTGAGCCCACGGATCTGACGCCGGAGCAGATTCAGGCGGCCGAGATCAGGGATCCGCCGCCCTCGATGATGCCGGGCCACTTTATGAATCCCTTCGCAGCGGCCGCTTTTCATTTTGGAGCGATGCCGGGAGCTCCTCCTGGTAATCCAGGTAGTCATGGCGGCCACAATGGAGCATTGGGTTCGGAGTCATCGCAGGGCGATCTGGATGACAACATGGATTGTGGCGAGGACTACGACGATGATGTTTCCTCAGAGCATCTCTCGAATAGCCATCTGGAGCAGGAGGGCGACAGACCGCGTTCAGGTGATGACTTCAAGTCCCTGCTTTTCGAGCAAAAGCTGAGGATCGATGCCACTGGTGTGGTGAACACGAATCCGGTGAGACCTCGCTCCTCCGCCTCGAGTCATGGTCATGGGTCGGTGGGTTCCCATTCGGCACCCACCTCGCCCTCAGCCCAAAAGCCCAGCTCATCGCCCGCTCGATCAGAGGCTTCCCAAGGAGCTTTGGATCTAACCCCACGAGCTGCTCCCACCTCGGGATCGAGTTCTAGATCGCCGCTGCCCAAGGAGAAGCCGCCAGTGAGTCCTACTGTCAGTTTGCCGAGAAGTCCTAGTGGTCCTAGCCACGCCTCCCTGCTCACCTCGCCCCTGCCGCCCACGGTGGGCATTGATTGCCTGCCGCCCGGATTGCAGCATcacctgcagcagcagcaccagcatcTGATGCAACAGCAGGCGGCagtggcggcggcagcggctgcCCAGCATCATCACCACCAGCAGATGGCCGCCCTGCATCAGCACCAGGAGCAACTGCGTCGCGAGGCAGCCGAGGCGCAGCAGAAGGCCGCCgcagcagccgccgcagcagcagcagcggcagcagcccAGCGTCAAACGCCGCCGCAGCCAAATCAGCGAACGGAGGGAGCTGGTCCCCCAGGACCTCCGCCAAATCCGCTGATGGGCGCCCGCCCGCCCTTCGGCATGTTCCCCAACCTGCCGCTCTTCCCGCCCGCCACCACCCAGAACATGTGCAATGCCATGAACCAGATCGCCCAGTCCGTGATGCCAGCGGCACCGTTTAACCCACTCGCGCTGAGCGGAGTGCGCGGCAGCACCACCTGCGGCATCTGCTACAAGACATTCCCCTGCCACTCGGCGCTGGAGATCCACTACAGGAGCCACACCAAGGAGCGGCCCTTCAAGTGCAACATCTGCGATCGCGGCTTCACAACCAAG GGCAACCTGAAGCAACACATGCTAACTCATAAAATCCGCGACATGGAGCAAGAAACCTTCAGAAATCGTGCCGTAAA ATGA